A genomic segment from Desulfurispirillum indicum S5 encodes:
- a CDS encoding DUF2179 domain-containing protein gives MDELSFTFSWFSTLLLPLLIMIAKVVEVAVGTIRIMFVSRGMKYLAPLVGFIEVIIWLAAITQVMSNMGNIANYVAYAIGFTVGNYLGIIIEERISLGYSLVRVITRRDATELVHYLKESRYHVTHVDAEGELGDVKVIFTTIRRRELPRVLEIIKTFNPRACYTIEDLRFVSESGLPHGATRSAMGLQSLLPVALRRQTVKEQVVAP, from the coding sequence ATGGACGAACTCTCCTTCACCTTTTCCTGGTTTTCGACACTGCTTCTGCCACTGCTTATCATGATTGCGAAAGTTGTGGAGGTAGCCGTAGGGACCATCCGTATCATGTTCGTCTCCCGGGGAATGAAATACCTGGCTCCACTGGTGGGGTTTATCGAGGTCATTATCTGGCTGGCCGCCATCACTCAGGTCATGTCGAACATGGGAAATATCGCCAACTATGTGGCCTACGCCATTGGCTTTACTGTGGGAAACTACCTTGGCATTATCATTGAGGAGCGTATCAGCCTGGGGTACAGCCTGGTGCGTGTCATCACCCGGCGCGATGCCACAGAACTGGTGCACTACCTGAAGGAGTCCCGCTATCATGTCACCCATGTGGACGCTGAAGGAGAGCTCGGCGATGTCAAGGTCATCTTCACGACCATACGCAGACGTGAACTGCCCCGGGTACTTGAAATCATCAAGACGTTTAACCCTCGGGCCTGTTACACCATAGAAGATCTGCGTTTTGTCAGTGAAAGCGGCTTACCCCATGGTGCCACCCGCAGTGCCATGGGTCTGCAGTCATTGCTCCCTGTTGCCTTGCGTCGTCAGACGGTGAAGGAGCAGGTGGTCGCCCCCTGA
- the ispG gene encoding flavodoxin-dependent (E)-4-hydroxy-3-methylbut-2-enyl-diphosphate synthase, whose product MMSIQRRQTPSLWIGKVEVGGSAPVSIQSMTTTRTTDIRATVAQISELATAGCDIVRVAVPDEASSHSLAELVPLSPLPVVADIHFNHTFALRALDAGVHGLRINPGNIGSAERIASVVEKARSRNVPIRIGVNAGSLEKDILQRHGHPGPEAMVESGLRHIALLEKLNYRNMKISLKASDVYTTMQAYRLIASKVPYPLHLGVTEAGTEFGGTVKSAIGIGGLLSEGIGDTIRVSLTADPVREIRVARKILQSLGLRREGVNFVSCPTCGRVEVDLVSLANRVEEALQHIPHPITVAVMGCPVNGPGEAREADYGIAGGKGRGLVMHHGEVVGWFPEDQLVETLLALIHKDFPAPSDFA is encoded by the coding sequence AGGTCGGGGGCTCTGCCCCCGTTTCCATTCAAAGTATGACCACAACCAGGACCACGGATATCCGTGCAACAGTGGCACAGATCAGCGAGCTGGCCACTGCCGGCTGCGATATCGTACGCGTCGCCGTTCCCGACGAGGCGTCCTCTCACAGTCTGGCGGAGCTGGTTCCCCTTTCGCCTCTCCCCGTAGTTGCCGATATCCACTTTAACCATACCTTTGCCCTGCGCGCGCTTGATGCTGGAGTGCACGGGTTACGCATCAACCCTGGAAATATCGGTTCTGCGGAGCGCATTGCCAGTGTTGTGGAAAAGGCGCGCAGCCGCAATGTGCCGATTCGCATTGGCGTCAATGCGGGGAGCCTTGAGAAGGATATCCTGCAGCGCCACGGGCACCCTGGCCCAGAAGCCATGGTGGAGAGTGGTCTGCGCCATATCGCGCTGCTGGAAAAGCTCAACTACCGCAATATGAAGATTTCCCTCAAAGCCAGTGATGTCTACACCACCATGCAGGCATATCGGCTGATAGCGTCAAAGGTTCCCTATCCCCTCCACCTGGGAGTCACCGAAGCCGGCACGGAATTCGGCGGTACTGTCAAAAGCGCCATTGGCATCGGTGGCCTGCTGTCTGAAGGTATCGGCGATACCATCCGCGTCTCACTGACTGCTGACCCCGTCCGCGAAATCCGTGTGGCCCGGAAGATCCTGCAATCCCTGGGTCTGCGCAGAGAGGGGGTCAACTTTGTCTCCTGCCCGACCTGCGGTCGGGTCGAGGTTGATCTGGTCAGCCTGGCAAACCGTGTGGAAGAAGCGCTGCAGCATATCCCCCACCCCATTACCGTCGCGGTGATGGGCTGTCCGGTCAATGGCCCCGGTGAAGCCCGTGAAGCCGATTATGGCATTGCCGGGGGCAAGGGCCGGGGGCTGGTCATGCACCATGGTGAGGTGGTGGGCTGGTTTCCCGAGGATCAGCTGGTAGAAACCCTCTTGGCATTGATTCATAAGGATTTCCCCGCCCCCTCCGATTTTGCTTGA
- a CDS encoding desulfoferrodoxin, which produces MAKRFEVYKCEVCGNITQVFHASNGPLACCGQPMVLMVENTVDAAKEKHVPVVEKVDGGIKVSVGSVEHPMEDKHYIEWIEVIAGDTFYVQFLKPGQKPEATFPITDDNIIVREYCNLHGLWKA; this is translated from the coding sequence ATGGCAAAGCGATTTGAAGTGTACAAGTGTGAAGTGTGCGGCAATATCACCCAGGTTTTTCACGCATCGAACGGCCCGCTTGCCTGCTGTGGGCAGCCCATGGTCCTGATGGTGGAAAATACCGTTGATGCCGCCAAGGAAAAACATGTACCTGTGGTGGAAAAGGTTGACGGCGGCATCAAGGTCAGCGTGGGCAGTGTTGAGCACCCTATGGAAGACAAGCATTACATAGAGTGGATAGAGGTTATCGCGGGCGACACCTTCTACGTTCAGTTCCTGAAACCCGGTCAGAAACCCGAGGCCACCTTCCCCATTACCGATGACAATATTATCGTGAGGGAGTACTGCAACCTGCACGGTCTCTGGAAAGCCTGA
- the lysS gene encoding lysine--tRNA ligase: MMEQDSNEQIEQRKLKLSQLQEMGVNPYSGRSERNTDIVTIHHAHGEQDRQQLEDTRESLPRYTIAGRIMALRSFGKAAFVKLRDRTGSVQAYVARDDIGSDAFGQFKKIEVGDIIEVCGFPFRTKTDELSLHATTCRLLVKAVRPLPEKWHGLKDRETCYRQRYVDLMVNEESRERFLMRGRIVKFIRDYFTARDYLEVETPMMHPLLGGAAAKPFVTHHNTLDMDLYLRIAPELYLKRLVVGGFDRVFEINRNFRNEGISPKHNPEFTMIEWYQAYATYHDLMDLTEDMLCTMARQLLGSDTITYGEHQIRLQAPFPRLTIRQALLQYSHLTEAELEDVQSLQRLLKELGVDGEHMSHERILFALFEELVESKLIQPTFIVDFPKEISPLAKSHQDNPDITERFELFVAGWELCNGFTELNDPVDQYERFLKQVEAKQSGDEEATDMDLDYIRALEYGLPPTAGEGMGIDRLVMLMTNAQTIRDVILFPHMRPEHI; the protein is encoded by the coding sequence ATGATGGAACAGGATTCCAATGAACAGATAGAACAGCGCAAACTGAAGCTGAGCCAGCTGCAGGAGATGGGTGTTAACCCCTACAGTGGTCGCAGTGAGCGTAATACGGATATTGTCACCATCCACCATGCCCATGGTGAACAGGACAGACAGCAGCTCGAAGATACCAGGGAGAGTCTGCCTCGCTATACCATTGCCGGCAGGATAATGGCTTTGCGGAGTTTCGGTAAGGCCGCTTTTGTGAAACTGCGCGACCGTACCGGTTCGGTACAGGCCTATGTGGCCCGAGATGATATCGGCAGTGACGCCTTTGGACAGTTCAAGAAAATTGAAGTGGGCGATATCATCGAAGTCTGTGGCTTTCCCTTTCGCACGAAGACCGATGAACTGTCGCTGCATGCCACCACATGTCGTCTGCTCGTCAAGGCCGTGCGACCACTGCCGGAGAAATGGCACGGGCTGAAGGATCGGGAAACCTGTTACCGGCAGCGCTATGTGGATCTTATGGTGAACGAGGAGTCACGGGAGCGTTTTCTCATGCGCGGGCGCATCGTGAAGTTTATCCGCGACTACTTCACCGCCCGTGACTATCTGGAAGTGGAAACACCCATGATGCATCCTCTCCTGGGCGGAGCTGCTGCCAAACCCTTTGTGACCCATCACAATACCCTGGATATGGATCTCTATCTGCGCATCGCGCCGGAACTTTATCTGAAGCGCCTGGTGGTAGGGGGTTTTGATCGGGTATTTGAAATTAATCGAAACTTCCGCAATGAAGGCATATCGCCGAAACATAATCCAGAGTTCACCATGATCGAGTGGTATCAGGCCTACGCCACTTACCACGACCTCATGGATCTGACCGAAGACATGCTCTGTACCATGGCCCGGCAGTTGCTTGGCAGCGACACCATCACATACGGTGAACACCAGATTCGCCTGCAGGCGCCCTTTCCCCGGCTGACCATTCGCCAGGCCCTGTTGCAGTATTCCCACCTCACGGAGGCAGAACTTGAGGATGTACAGAGCCTCCAGCGGCTGCTCAAGGAATTGGGTGTCGACGGGGAGCATATGTCCCATGAGCGCATTCTCTTTGCCCTGTTCGAAGAACTTGTGGAGAGTAAACTGATTCAGCCGACGTTTATCGTGGACTTCCCCAAGGAGATCAGTCCGCTGGCGAAATCGCATCAGGACAATCCCGATATCACCGAGCGATTTGAACTCTTTGTGGCTGGCTGGGAGCTGTGTAACGGGTTCACAGAGCTCAATGACCCGGTGGATCAGTATGAGCGATTCCTGAAGCAGGTCGAAGCGAAGCAGTCTGGCGATGAAGAAGCCACCGACATGGATCTGGACTATATCCGCGCCCTGGAATACGGGTTGCCGCCCACGGCCGGCGAAGGCATGGGTATCGACAGACTGGTGATGCTGATGACGAATGCACAGACGATACGTGATGTCATACTCTTCCCCCATATGCGCCCTGAGCATATCTGA